The following are from one region of the Salvia hispanica cultivar TCC Black 2014 chromosome 1, UniMelb_Shisp_WGS_1.0, whole genome shotgun sequence genome:
- the LOC125206526 gene encoding 40S ribosomal protein S14-3 produces MSKRKTREPKEDNVTLGPATRDGELVFGVAHIFASFNDTFIHVTDLSGRETMVRITGGMKVKADRDESSPYAAMLAAQDISQRCKELGINALHIKLRATGGNKTKTPGPGAQSALRALARSGMKIGRIEDVTPIPTDSTRRKGGRRGRRL; encoded by the exons ATG tCGAAGAGAAAGACCAGGGAGCCAAAGGAAGATAATGTCACTCTTGGACCTGCCACTAGAGATGGGGAGCTTGTTTTTGGCGTGGCCCACATCTTTGCCTCTTTCAATGATACATTCATC CATGTCACTGATTTGTCTGGGAGAGAAACCATGGTTCGTATAACAG GTGGTATGAAGGTGAAGGCTGACAGGGATGAATCATCTCCCTATGCAGCTATGCTTGCTGCACAAGATATTTCTCAGAGATGCAAG GAACTTGGCATCAACGCCCTTCACATTAAGCTTCGTGCTACTGGTGGCAACAAAACTAAGACTCCTGGTCCTGGTGCTCAGTCTGCGCTCAGAGCTCTTGCCCGTTCTGGCATGAAGATTGGCCGTATAG AGGATGTGACTCCAATTCCAACTGACAGCACTCGCAGAAAGGGTGGTAGAAGGGGAAGAAGGCtgtaa
- the LOC125194215 gene encoding protein ORANGE-LIKE, chloroplastic-like, with protein sequence MASFYAPLPSTPHAYKRNFSSKPLIFSTHPKRLLFFGNASRTKIIASSSSPNDASANSDAPGDSDASTFCIIEGPETVQDFVQMQLQEIQDNIKSRRNKIFLLMEELRRLRVQQRIKSMKWEPDRENEMPDIPSSIPFLPHVVTLLCNLAHDSITIEVFGLSSFFNYLLVVGFPFAVTQAIYGT encoded by the exons ATGGCTTCTTTCTATGCTCCCCTGCCTTCCACGCCCCACGCCTATAAGCGTAATTTTTCCAGCAAACCTCTCATCTTCTCCACACATCCAAAACGCCTCCTCTTCTTTGGAAACGCCTCAAGAACCAAGATCATTgcatcttcatcttctccgaACGATGCCTCCGCTAATTCCGATGCTCCTGGAGACAGCGACGCAAG CACTTTCTGCATTATAGAAGGGCCAGAGACTGTTCAGGATTTTGTTCAGATGCAGCTGCAGGAGATCCAAGACAACATTAAAAGTCGACGCAataaaatttttcttcttatggAAGAA TTGAGGAGGCTGAGAGTGCAACAACGCATTAAAAGCATGAAATGGGAGCCTGATCGTGAAAATGAGATGCCGGATATACCGTCATCAATTCCCTTTCTTCCTCATGTGGTAACTCTCCTGTGTAATCTTGCACATGATAGTATTACTATTGAAGTTTTCGGCTTATCTTCATTCTTTAACTACCTGCTTGTTGTGGGATTTCCTTTCGCGGTGACACAAGCCATTTATGGAACA